A single window of Thalassomonas viridans DNA harbors:
- a CDS encoding helix-turn-helix domain-containing protein, whose protein sequence is MQKTDVLLKTIGKLVVSMRSVTMDQTELGQRVGVGRNTISSIENGKAVNAETLFNVLEHLGVTEDLQAVIEKKLKEQNSTLSRKSRKEEQELDNDF, encoded by the coding sequence ATGCAAAAGACAGATGTCCTACTTAAAACCATTGGCAAACTTGTTGTCTCTATGCGTTCTGTTACGATGGACCAAACTGAACTTGGTCAGCGAGTTGGTGTTGGCCGAAATACTATTTCATCCATCGAAAATGGCAAAGCTGTAAATGCCGAAACGCTTTTTAACGTGTTAGAGCATTTAGGCGTAACAGAAGACCTCCAAGCTGTAATCGAAAAAAAGTTAAAAGAGCAAAACAGCACTCTTTCTCGAAAATCGAGAAAAGAAGAACAGGAACTAGACAATGACTTCTAA
- a CDS encoding type II toxin-antitoxin system HipA family toxin, whose translation MTSKAYVFIDGLEDKPIPCGVTLVDEDNKIGRFRYGQSYLRRSDAFPLDPIHLPLNDGQFRTNFNKGLFGALSDAGADSWGEKVVLSLHSTKPKNRLEFLLAGSGMGVGSLVFSLSSSSSKPKYSKNTLGDIPMLLRAKDAILADEEIPDEAKKAFEFGASMGGARPKTIIQDNGVSYLAKFNRSDDLYNVVKVENATMHMLDELPCNVAKTSVIDSPSGDVLLVERFDLCNGKPKCHFLSANSIFSMNKISNSSMSAEYAYGYLAEFIMNYVSEPSDAYDLYYRMVFNVLIGNTDDHSRNHAMLYNFTTKHWRLSPAYDVLPINNTKQHGIGIGDDGRVGSLDNLLSQSKRFGLKLFKAKKIMDEVMQLTTEWETYFKQHKVGPGDIERLKHVMPVF comes from the coding sequence ATGACTTCTAAAGCTTACGTTTTTATTGATGGCCTTGAGGATAAGCCGATCCCTTGTGGCGTCACCCTGGTTGACGAAGATAATAAAATCGGTCGTTTTCGATATGGTCAAAGTTATCTGAGAAGGTCTGATGCTTTTCCTCTTGACCCAATTCACTTACCACTGAACGACGGCCAGTTTCGAACTAACTTTAATAAAGGCCTATTTGGTGCCCTTTCTGATGCTGGTGCCGATTCTTGGGGAGAGAAGGTTGTTTTATCTCTTCACAGCACCAAACCCAAGAACCGATTAGAGTTTTTACTTGCTGGTTCTGGCATGGGTGTAGGTTCATTGGTCTTCAGTTTGTCGAGTTCTTCGTCAAAACCGAAATACAGCAAAAATACTTTAGGTGATATTCCCATGCTGTTAAGGGCCAAGGACGCCATTTTAGCCGACGAAGAAATACCGGATGAAGCCAAGAAGGCATTTGAGTTTGGCGCGTCAATGGGCGGCGCTCGACCAAAAACAATCATACAAGATAATGGTGTGTCTTATCTCGCCAAATTCAACCGCTCGGACGACTTGTACAACGTAGTAAAAGTTGAGAATGCAACCATGCATATGCTGGATGAACTACCATGCAATGTGGCTAAAACAAGTGTTATAGATTCACCATCCGGTGATGTCTTATTGGTGGAACGTTTCGACCTCTGCAATGGCAAACCTAAATGTCACTTTTTAAGCGCCAATTCTATTTTTAGCATGAATAAAATCAGCAATTCTAGTATGAGTGCAGAATACGCATACGGCTACCTAGCGGAATTCATAATGAATTACGTATCTGAGCCGTCAGATGCTTACGACCTATATTACCGGATGGTATTTAACGTTTTGATCGGCAATACAGATGACCATTCTCGCAATCATGCCATGCTTTATAATTTTACTACGAAACACTGGCGACTAAGCCCTGCATATGACGTATTGCCAATAAACAATACAAAGCAACATGGTATTGGCATTGGCGATGATGGCCGAGTTGGCTCACTAGATAACCTATTAAGCCAATCTAAAAGGTTTGGTTTAAAACTTTTTAAAGCCAAAAAAATCATGGACGAAGTAATGCAATTAACAACGGAATGGGAAACGTACTTCAAGCAACACAAAGTAGGCCCCGGAGATATAGAACGGCTAAAACACGTAATGCCAGTATTTTAA
- a CDS encoding Tex family protein produces the protein MTQIAEQIAKELNVKVSQVSAAVALLDEGSTVPFIARYRKEATEGLDDNHLRHLDQRLSYLRDLEDRRQVILTNIEQQGKLTAELKAGILAADNKTRLEDLYLPYRPKRRTKGQIAIEAGIEPLADKLYQDWQVSPEQAAKDFINPDAGFKDEKAVLDGACYILIERFAEDADLLQKLRRHLLKQAHLTSSVVKDKEKEAAKYRDYFEHSELLKNVPSHRALAMFRGRNEGYLQLNIDVDPGQEDSSYSSAEQLIMDHFSLRLSGQAAAEFLTKVVRWSWKVKLSLSLENELLGQLREQAEAESIKVFSSNLSDLLMASPAGAKTTLGLDPGLRTGCKIAVVDGTGKLLYTTTIFPHAPQNHWDKSIRTLVNLCQQYKVELIAIGNGTASRESDKLVAEAIQTLESNKPSKIMVSEAGASVYSASEFAANEFPELDVSLRGAVSIARRLQDPLAELVKIDPKAIGVGQYQHDVSQSLLSKTLDDVIEDCVNAVGVDLNSASVPLLARVSGLTKTMAQNVVAFRDANGRFNNRKELIKVPRLGPKAFEQAAGFLRISDGDNPLDKSGVHPETYPVVEQVTKLLNRELDAILGDGEVLKKVNTEVLINDKFGKLTVLDVLKELEKPGRDPRPEFKTATFHEGVNTIADLKVGMILEGVISNVANFGAFVDIGVHQDGLVHISSLTDKFVSDPREVVKAGDIVKVKVVEVDAERKRISLTMRLDEKVSDKPSQKKAKGGENNGQHHKGSGKPGAKHGKGKSHKPKEPANAAMGNAFADAFAKLKK, from the coding sequence ATGACGCAAATTGCCGAGCAAATCGCCAAAGAATTAAACGTTAAAGTTTCACAAGTTAGTGCCGCAGTCGCCTTGTTGGATGAAGGTTCTACCGTGCCTTTTATTGCCCGTTACCGTAAAGAAGCCACAGAAGGGCTGGATGACAACCATCTGCGTCATCTGGATCAGCGCCTGAGTTATTTACGCGATCTGGAAGATCGCCGGCAAGTGATCCTCACCAATATCGAGCAGCAGGGCAAGTTAACAGCCGAGCTTAAGGCCGGGATCCTGGCGGCGGACAATAAAACCCGTTTGGAAGATCTGTATCTGCCCTATCGCCCCAAGCGCCGCACCAAAGGGCAAATTGCCATAGAGGCGGGTATTGAACCTTTAGCCGATAAGCTTTACCAGGACTGGCAGGTAAGTCCCGAGCAGGCAGCGAAAGACTTTATTAACCCGGATGCCGGTTTTAAAGATGAAAAAGCCGTCCTCGACGGCGCCTGCTATATCCTGATCGAGCGTTTTGCCGAAGACGCCGATCTACTGCAAAAATTGCGTCGTCACCTGTTAAAACAGGCGCACCTGACCAGCTCTGTGGTTAAGGATAAGGAAAAAGAGGCGGCAAAATACCGGGATTATTTTGAACATTCCGAATTACTGAAAAATGTGCCTTCCCACCGGGCGCTGGCCATGTTCCGTGGCCGTAACGAAGGTTACCTGCAGTTGAATATCGATGTTGATCCGGGGCAGGAAGATAGCAGTTATTCCAGTGCCGAGCAGCTGATCATGGATCATTTCAGCCTGCGTCTGTCAGGCCAGGCGGCGGCAGAGTTTCTGACTAAAGTCGTGCGCTGGAGCTGGAAGGTGAAATTAAGCCTGAGCCTGGAGAATGAGCTGTTAGGCCAGTTGCGGGAACAGGCGGAAGCCGAGTCCATTAAGGTATTCTCCAGCAATTTAAGCGATTTGTTAATGGCTTCCCCTGCCGGTGCGAAAACCACTTTGGGACTGGATCCCGGGCTTCGTACCGGCTGTAAGATTGCCGTGGTGGACGGTACCGGCAAGTTGCTGTATACCACTACTATTTTCCCCCATGCGCCGCAAAACCACTGGGACAAGTCGATACGCACTTTAGTGAACCTGTGCCAGCAATATAAGGTGGAGCTGATTGCCATAGGCAACGGTACCGCTTCGCGGGAAAGCGATAAACTGGTTGCAGAAGCGATCCAGACGCTGGAGTCAAATAAGCCCAGCAAAATTATGGTCAGCGAAGCCGGTGCTTCCGTCTATTCCGCTTCTGAATTTGCCGCCAATGAATTTCCTGAGCTGGACGTTTCCCTGCGCGGGGCGGTATCCATCGCCCGCCGCCTGCAGGATCCGTTGGCGGAACTGGTGAAAATCGATCCTAAGGCGATTGGTGTCGGCCAGTACCAGCACGATGTCAGCCAAAGCCTGCTCAGCAAAACCCTGGACGATGTTATTGAAGATTGCGTAAACGCCGTTGGCGTAGATCTTAACAGTGCTTCCGTGCCTTTACTGGCCCGGGTGTCCGGTTTAACCAAGACCATGGCGCAAAATGTGGTGGCGTTTCGCGATGCCAACGGCCGCTTTAATAACCGTAAAGAGCTGATCAAGGTGCCGCGCCTCGGACCAAAAGCTTTTGAACAGGCCGCCGGTTTCCTGCGTATCAGTGACGGCGACAATCCGCTGGATAAGTCCGGCGTTCACCCGGAAACCTATCCTGTGGTAGAGCAGGTTACCAAGTTGTTAAACCGTGAGCTGGATGCGATTCTGGGTGATGGAGAGGTGCTGAAGAAGGTTAATACCGAAGTACTGATTAATGACAAGTTCGGCAAGTTAACCGTATTGGATGTGCTTAAAGAGCTGGAAAAACCCGGCCGCGATCCCCGCCCGGAATTTAAAACCGCGACCTTCCACGAAGGCGTGAATACCATAGCCGATTTAAAAGTGGGGATGATCCTCGAAGGGGTGATTTCCAATGTCGCCAATTTCGGTGCTTTTGTTGATATTGGCGTACATCAGGACGGTTTAGTACATATTTCTTCGCTTACCGACAAGTTTGTCAGCGATCCCCGGGAAGTGGTGAAAGCCGGCGATATTGTTAAGGTCAAGGTGGTTGAGGTGGACGCTGAACGTAAACGCATCAGCCTGACCATGCGCCTGGACGAAAAAGTCAGTGACAAGCCTAGCCAAAAGAAAGCTAAAGGTGGCGAGAATAACGGTCAGCATCATAAGGGCAGTGGAAAGCCAGGTGCTAAGCACGGTAAAGGCAAATCTCATAAGCCTAAAGAGCCGGCCAATGCCGCTATGGGTAACGCTTTTGCCGATGCTTTTGCCAAGCTGAAAAAATAA
- the greB gene encoding transcription elongation factor GreB, which translates to MKTNLITRGGYEQLQQELTHLWKVERPEITQKVSWAASLGDRSENADYQYNKKKLREIDRRVRYLTKRLEDIKIVDYSPQQEGKVFFGAWVEIENDLGEVLSFRIVGPDEIYGRKDYTSIDSPMARALLKKQVDDEAVVKTPNGEKIWYINKIIYNKD; encoded by the coding sequence ATGAAAACGAATTTGATCACCCGGGGCGGTTACGAGCAGCTGCAACAGGAACTGACCCATTTATGGAAGGTGGAGCGGCCGGAAATCACCCAGAAAGTGTCCTGGGCGGCGAGCCTGGGAGACAGGTCGGAAAATGCCGACTATCAATACAATAAAAAGAAACTCAGGGAGATAGACCGCCGGGTGCGTTACCTGACCAAGCGCCTGGAAGACATCAAAATTGTCGATTATTCGCCACAGCAGGAAGGCAAGGTCTTTTTCGGCGCCTGGGTGGAGATTGAAAACGACCTGGGAGAAGTGCTGAGTTTCCGCATTGTCGGCCCGGATGAAATCTATGGCCGCAAAGACTATACCTCGATCGACTCCCCTATGGCGCGGGCTCTGTTAAAAAAACAGGTGGATGACGAAGCCGTAGTGAAAACGCCGAACGGCGAGAAAATCTGGTATATCAATAAAATAATCTACAACAAGGATTAA
- a CDS encoding alkaline phosphatase gives MFKKTMLAMAVSGVFLTGCNDDDTREVIKEVEVIKEVEVPRESNEQVTTVKNVILMIGDGMGPQQVGLLEEYARRAPNSTYNDQGNETALTRLGQAGQLGLSLNAPFGDNGSLVVDSACSATQLATGIAAGSEMIGLDSEGNVVKTILEKAKAQGKATGLVSDTRITHATPAAFAAHQPHRSLEPEIAEELISSGSVDLMLSGGARVFLPSDINTDEADRQAMADLGAPESVYKKSKRSDDRNLILEAKNEYGYNLAFDREQLNSAASDEGTKILGLFANSGMADGIAYSECKKDGSCEQPSLREMTLKALDILSKDPDGFFLMIEGGQIDWAGHLNDAGWMLHELLKFDEAVDVVYEWAKDRNDTLVVVTADHETGSFGFSYSRNDLPEAQILDGDGMNGREYKPNFNFGALSKLDMLYAQSGTFYDMMDIVSADWDFTNTTGEQWANAINTHSEFKVTAEEAEFIGEREVNEYLVHDHKYLSAEEFPKVNDFKEFYVYGDEIHGDLIGRALAKEQNIVWGTGTHTAAPVPVYAFGPETITKQFSTMQHHVDIGNKMMAALIQE, from the coding sequence ATGTTCAAAAAAACTATGCTGGCCATGGCGGTATCCGGGGTATTTCTAACCGGCTGTAACGACGATGACACACGTGAAGTGATCAAGGAAGTGGAAGTCATTAAAGAAGTTGAAGTACCTAGGGAGTCCAACGAGCAGGTCACCACAGTTAAAAATGTTATTTTAATGATAGGCGACGGCATGGGGCCACAGCAGGTGGGCCTGCTGGAAGAATATGCCCGCCGCGCCCCGAACTCTACCTATAACGATCAGGGTAATGAAACTGCGCTGACCCGGTTGGGCCAGGCGGGCCAGCTGGGCCTGTCCCTGAACGCTCCTTTCGGCGACAACGGCAGCTTAGTGGTGGACTCTGCCTGTTCGGCGACCCAGTTAGCCACAGGTATTGCCGCAGGTTCGGAAATGATCGGCCTGGACAGCGAAGGTAATGTGGTAAAAACCATTCTGGAAAAAGCCAAGGCCCAGGGCAAGGCTACCGGCCTGGTTTCCGATACCCGTATTACCCATGCGACACCGGCAGCTTTTGCCGCCCACCAGCCGCACCGCTCGCTTGAGCCGGAAATTGCCGAAGAGTTGATTTCTTCCGGCAGCGTTGATCTTATGTTGTCCGGCGGCGCCCGGGTATTCCTGCCATCGGATATTAACACCGACGAAGCGGATCGCCAGGCAATGGCGGATTTAGGGGCGCCCGAAAGTGTCTACAAAAAGTCAAAGCGCAGCGATGACCGCAACCTGATTTTAGAAGCCAAAAATGAATACGGTTATAACCTGGCTTTCGACCGCGAGCAGCTGAATAGCGCTGCCAGCGATGAAGGTACTAAGATTTTAGGTTTGTTCGCCAACTCAGGCATGGCGGATGGTATAGCCTACAGCGAGTGTAAGAAAGACGGCAGCTGTGAGCAGCCTTCCTTGCGGGAAATGACGTTAAAAGCCCTGGATATTTTGTCGAAAGACCCTGACGGTTTCTTCCTGATGATCGAAGGGGGGCAAATCGACTGGGCTGGTCACTTAAATGATGCCGGCTGGATGCTGCACGAGCTGCTGAAATTCGATGAGGCGGTTGATGTGGTTTACGAATGGGCGAAAGACCGCAATGATACCCTGGTGGTGGTAACCGCCGACCACGAAACCGGCAGCTTTGGTTTCAGCTATTCACGTAACGACTTACCCGAAGCGCAAATTCTTGACGGCGACGGCATGAACGGTCGTGAGTATAAACCTAACTTTAACTTCGGCGCCTTATCTAAACTGGATATGCTTTATGCCCAGTCCGGCACCTTCTACGACATGATGGATATCGTCAGCGCCGACTGGGATTTCACCAATACCACGGGCGAGCAGTGGGCGAATGCCATCAATACCCACAGTGAGTTTAAGGTGACCGCCGAGGAAGCCGAGTTTATCGGCGAGCGTGAAGTGAACGAATACCTAGTACATGATCATAAGTACCTTAGCGCCGAAGAATTCCCGAAAGTAAACGATTTCAAAGAGTTCTACGTTTACGGTGACGAAATTCACGGTGACCTGATCGGCCGCGCCCTGGCGAAAGAACAAAACATTGTTTGGGGTACAGGTACCCATACCGCAGCGCCTGTGCCTGTGTATGCCTTTGGTCCTGAGACCATCACTAAGCAGTTCTCCACTATGCAGCACCATGTGGATATCGGCAATAAGATGATGGCGGCTCTTATTCAGGAATAA
- the spoT gene encoding bifunctional GTP diphosphokinase/guanosine-3',5'-bis pyrophosphate 3'-pyrophosphohydrolase — protein sequence MYLFEPLKEHVSSYLSDDKIELLKQAYIVARDAHEGQMRSSGEPYITHPVAVSLNLAKMHLDHETLMAALLHDVIEDTSTTKDELAELFGHTVAELVEGVSKLDKLKFDNKEEMQAENFRKMVLAMVQDIRVILIKLADRTHNMRTLESLRPDKRRRIARETLEIYAPIANRLGIHDIKNELEILGFEALYPMRSRALKSAVKQARGNRKEIINNIQEEITARLEESGIEATIVGREKHLYSIYRKMLNKELMFNEVMDIYAFRVIVNKGFDDCYRALGAVHNLFKPIETRFKDYIAIPKTNGYQSLHTSLIGPHGIPVEIQIRTKDMDQMADKGVAAHWLYKQDGDDSGTTAQMKARRWMQSLLELQQSAGSSFEFIENVKSDLFPEEIYVFTPDGRIIELPMGATAVDFAYAVHTDVGNSCVGAKVDRKPYPLSQPIDSGQTIEVITSSAARPNATWLNFVVTAKARLQIRTYLRSQEKTESQALGLRLLSHALGKTTLEEIPQEKIDSVVKETGNSNFENLLINIGLGNALSIGIARRLTDEFTEDSDLPPTTSKAKMPIKGTEGMLVSYGKCCRPIPGDSILAYLSPGKGLMVHQQGCRNIKGHDQGSLFPVKWDTDIDRDFIARLRIEIINHQGALAALTNVIAKCESNVHSLNTEEKDSGLYAIDLEITCHNRVHLADIIRKIKVMVDVQRVIRNK from the coding sequence GTGTACCTTTTTGAACCATTAAAAGAACACGTTTCCAGTTACCTGTCCGACGACAAGATAGAGCTGCTTAAACAAGCTTATATAGTGGCCCGGGATGCTCACGAGGGCCAGATGCGCTCAAGCGGTGAACCTTATATTACCCACCCGGTAGCCGTGTCCCTTAACCTGGCGAAAATGCACCTGGACCATGAAACCCTGATGGCGGCGCTGCTCCATGACGTGATTGAAGACACCAGCACCACCAAAGACGAACTGGCGGAGCTGTTCGGCCATACCGTGGCCGAGCTAGTGGAAGGGGTCAGTAAACTCGACAAGCTCAAGTTCGACAATAAAGAAGAAATGCAGGCGGAAAACTTCCGCAAAATGGTACTGGCCATGGTGCAGGACATCCGGGTGATCCTGATCAAACTCGCCGACCGCACCCATAATATGCGCACCCTGGAGTCACTCAGGCCCGACAAACGCCGCCGCATCGCCCGCGAAACGTTAGAAATTTATGCCCCAATCGCCAACCGTCTCGGCATCCATGATATTAAAAACGAACTGGAAATCCTCGGCTTTGAAGCCCTGTATCCCATGCGTTCACGGGCATTGAAATCCGCGGTCAAACAGGCCCGGGGCAACCGTAAAGAAATCATCAATAATATCCAGGAAGAAATTACCGCCCGGTTGGAAGAAAGCGGCATAGAAGCTACTATTGTCGGCCGGGAAAAACATTTATATTCCATTTACCGCAAAATGCTGAACAAGGAACTGATGTTTAACGAGGTGATGGATATTTATGCCTTCAGGGTCATAGTCAATAAAGGCTTTGACGATTGCTACCGCGCCCTGGGAGCGGTGCATAACCTGTTTAAGCCCATAGAAACCCGGTTCAAGGACTATATCGCCATTCCCAAAACCAACGGCTACCAGTCGCTGCATACGTCATTGATCGGTCCCCACGGTATCCCGGTGGAAATCCAGATCCGTACCAAAGACATGGACCAGATGGCGGATAAAGGGGTTGCCGCCCACTGGTTATACAAACAAGACGGCGACGACAGCGGCACTACCGCACAAATGAAGGCCCGCCGCTGGATGCAGAGCCTGCTGGAATTACAGCAAAGCGCCGGCAGCTCGTTTGAATTTATCGAAAACGTTAAATCGGATCTGTTCCCGGAAGAAATTTATGTCTTTACCCCCGACGGCCGCATTATCGAACTGCCCATGGGCGCCACCGCGGTAGACTTTGCCTACGCGGTACACACGGATGTCGGTAACTCCTGTGTCGGCGCCAAGGTTGACCGTAAGCCTTATCCGCTGAGCCAACCGATAGACTCGGGGCAAACCATAGAAGTCATCACGTCCTCGGCGGCACGGCCCAATGCCACCTGGCTGAACTTTGTGGTGACCGCCAAGGCCAGGTTGCAGATCCGTACTTACCTGCGCTCCCAGGAAAAAACCGAGTCCCAGGCCCTTGGCCTGCGCCTGTTAAGTCACGCCCTAGGCAAAACCACACTGGAAGAGATCCCCCAAGAGAAGATCGATTCCGTGGTCAAGGAAACCGGCAATTCCAACTTTGAAAACCTGCTGATCAATATCGGCCTGGGCAACGCCCTCAGCATAGGCATTGCCCGTCGCCTGACGGATGAATTTACCGAAGACAGCGATCTGCCGCCCACCACCAGCAAAGCAAAAATGCCCATCAAAGGCACCGAAGGCATGCTGGTGAGTTATGGCAAATGCTGCCGTCCTATTCCCGGCGACAGCATTCTCGCCTATCTCAGCCCGGGCAAGGGCTTGATGGTGCATCAGCAGGGCTGCCGCAACATTAAAGGCCATGACCAGGGCAGTTTGTTCCCGGTGAAATGGGATACGGACATCGACCGCGACTTTATCGCCCGGTTGCGCATTGAAATTATCAACCACCAGGGAGCACTGGCCGCCCTCACCAATGTTATTGCCAAGTGTGAGTCTAACGTCCACTCCCTCAATACCGAAGAAAAAGACTCCGGCCTCTATGCCATAGATCTGGAAATCACCTGTCACAACCGCGTACATTTAGCCGATATTATTCGAAAAATTAAGGTTATGGTGGATGTACAACGTGTGATCCGCAACAAGTAA
- the gmk gene encoding guanylate kinase, translating to MAASGNLFILSAPSGAGKSSLISALLKQDSPRPMQVSVSHTTRDPRPGENNGEHYHFVSVEEFKKQIEEKAFYEYAEVFGNYYGTSEAAIDAQLARGIDVFLDIDWQGAQQVRMKKPEVTTIFISPPSKQELENRLRSRGQDSDEVIRDRMAQAQAECSHYQEFDYIIVNDDFDQALADLTTIVNNQRLKRSQQVEKHQDLFNDLLAND from the coding sequence GTGGCAGCCAGTGGTAACTTATTTATTCTGTCGGCACCTAGCGGAGCCGGTAAATCAAGCCTGATCTCAGCCTTGCTGAAACAGGACTCTCCCAGACCTATGCAGGTTTCCGTCTCCCACACCACCCGCGACCCGCGACCGGGTGAAAACAACGGCGAGCATTATCACTTTGTTTCTGTCGAGGAATTTAAAAAGCAAATCGAAGAAAAAGCCTTTTACGAATACGCCGAAGTATTCGGCAATTATTACGGCACCTCGGAAGCCGCCATCGACGCTCAGCTGGCGCGCGGCATAGATGTTTTCCTGGATATCGACTGGCAGGGCGCCCAGCAGGTGCGCATGAAAAAGCCGGAAGTCACCACTATCTTTATCAGCCCGCCGTCAAAGCAGGAGCTGGAAAACCGTTTGCGCAGCCGCGGCCAGGACAGCGACGAAGTGATCCGCGATCGCATGGCCCAGGCACAGGCGGAATGCTCCCACTACCAGGAGTTTGACTATATTATCGTCAACGACGATTTCGACCAGGCGCTGGCGGATCTAACCACTATAGTGAACAACCAGCGCTTAAAGCGTAGCCAACAGGTGGAAAAACATCAGGATTTGTTTAATGATCTATTGGCTAACGATTAA
- a CDS encoding RidA family protein translates to MKTIINTENAPSAIGTYSQAVKVKNTVYLSGQIPLDPQTMEVIDGSFEEQAEQVFKNLVAVCEAADGTINDMVKVNIFMTDLANFATVNEVMSRYFKEPYPARAAIGVAQLPKGVDIEIDGIMELPSVD, encoded by the coding sequence ATGAAAACCATTATCAATACAGAAAATGCCCCTAGCGCTATCGGCACCTACAGCCAGGCAGTAAAAGTAAAGAATACCGTTTACCTTTCCGGCCAGATCCCTTTAGATCCGCAAACCATGGAAGTGATCGACGGCAGCTTCGAAGAGCAGGCGGAGCAGGTATTTAAAAACCTGGTTGCCGTGTGTGAAGCCGCTGACGGCACCATTAACGATATGGTTAAAGTGAATATTTTTATGACCGACCTGGCCAACTTCGCCACCGTCAATGAAGTCATGAGCCGTTACTTCAAAGAACCTTATCCGGCCCGCGCCGCCATTGGCGTTGCCCAACTGCCGAAAGGCGTTGATATCGAAATTGACGGCATCATGGAATTGCCCAGCGTCGACTAA
- a CDS encoding amino acid aminotransferase, with the protein MFGSLKALPADPILGLLAKYRNDENPQKIDLGVGVYKDEAGHTAILDCVKAAEQHRFKTEDTKVYIGPTGSPLFNDEMSKLIFGDHKVLAENRARTVSTPGGTGALRVAAEFISACKTGATIWVSNPTWANHTGLFQASGLNVKTYPYYDYENKTLDFDGMLTALKQVGKDDVVLLHACCHNPSGMDLSREQWQQVVEVAKGVGFTPLIDMAYQGFGDGLDEDAYGLRLMAENVKQMLVCSSCSKNFGLYRERIGACTIIGESAASTDIANSVLLSVVRCIYSMPPAHGAAIVETILSSDELRQQWYGELKEMRDRINGNRKLLVDKLVEQGITRDFSFITRQKGMFSFLGITPEQVQRLQDEFSIYMVGSSRMSIAGIANSNVDYLAQSIAKVL; encoded by the coding sequence ATGTTTGGTAGTTTAAAGGCTTTGCCGGCCGATCCGATTTTAGGCTTGTTGGCGAAATATAGAAATGATGAAAACCCGCAGAAAATTGATCTGGGTGTTGGCGTTTACAAGGATGAAGCAGGACACACGGCGATTTTAGATTGTGTTAAGGCCGCCGAACAACATCGTTTTAAAACCGAAGACACCAAAGTATACATAGGCCCCACAGGTTCGCCTTTGTTTAATGACGAAATGAGCAAGCTGATTTTCGGTGACCATAAAGTACTGGCCGAAAACCGTGCCCGCACCGTATCTACCCCGGGCGGCACCGGCGCATTGCGCGTGGCGGCTGAATTTATCAGTGCCTGTAAAACCGGCGCAACCATCTGGGTCAGCAACCCTACCTGGGCCAACCACACAGGCTTATTCCAGGCATCCGGTTTAAATGTTAAAACCTACCCTTATTACGACTACGAGAATAAAACCCTCGACTTTGACGGCATGCTAACGGCATTAAAACAGGTCGGCAAAGACGATGTCGTGTTATTGCACGCCTGCTGCCACAACCCGAGCGGCATGGACTTAAGCCGCGAACAGTGGCAACAAGTAGTTGAAGTGGCGAAAGGCGTCGGCTTCACCCCGTTAATCGACATGGCCTACCAGGGCTTTGGCGACGGCCTGGACGAAGACGCCTACGGTCTGCGCCTGATGGCGGAAAACGTCAAGCAAATGCTGGTATGCAGTTCTTGCTCGAAAAACTTCGGTTTATACCGCGAGCGTATCGGCGCCTGTACCATTATCGGCGAAAGCGCCGCCAGCACAGACATTGCCAACTCGGTACTGCTGAGCGTGGTACGCTGCATCTACTCTATGCCACCGGCCCACGGCGCAGCCATTGTAGAAACCATCTTAAGCTCTGACGAATTACGCCAGCAATGGTACGGCGAATTAAAAGAAATGCGCGACCGCATCAACGGCAACCGCAAACTCTTGGTAGATAAACTAGTAGAGCAGGGCATTACCCGTGACTTCAGCTTTATCACCCGCCAGAAAGGCATGTTCTCCTTCCTGGGTATTACCCCGGAGCAGGTACAGCGCCTGCAGGACGAGTTCAGCATCTACATGGTAGGTTCAAGCCGTATGAGCATTGCCGGTATCGCCAACAGCAATGTGGATTACCTGGCGCAGTCTATCGCCAAAGTGCTTTAA